A window of Apium graveolens cultivar Ventura chromosome 8, ASM990537v1, whole genome shotgun sequence contains these coding sequences:
- the LOC141680424 gene encoding uncharacterized protein LOC141680424 — protein sequence MIEGWKHARPVISIDGIFLKESYNGVLLIAMGFDSNNQQYPLASGLVDKETTSNWSWFLCHLRRYVCRERMGVCIISDLHVGILEAMRKEINGFTSDMGIHHFCLLHFRSNFSSAHPGAHLKLLCWLAGNTSQVRKFEIVMKKIKDLSSIAEEWLRNIPLEMWTMYHDGGYRYGQATTNMVETYNGQLRSAHHLPVTSMVEYTYYRNVKLVAEGRTQTLNDLQNGHVYCKNSRELFQKIEEKIEEKASTHKIIPYNQERWVFKVKPARYKTDKGFWKGGNKHHIDLSKGNRSCGKLHMYHSPCSHIVVACMTSNNWERYGMLVPNEDWRKKKKKKHSKGQSQIIRTEMDNSQTSKICRKCGKGHTRRSARCPQKDL from the exons ATGATAGAGGGGTGGAAACATGCTCGACCAGTTATCAGTATTGATGGtatatttttaaaagaaagttataaTGGGGTTTTATTAATTGCAATGGGGTTCGATTCTAATAACCAACAATATCCACTAGCATCCGGTTTAGTCGATAAAGAAACAACCTCCAACTGGTCTTGGTTTTTGTGTCATCTTCGAAGATATGTATGCCGGGAAAGAATGGGTGTTTGCATCATTTCGGATCTTCATGTTGGAATCCTTGAAGCAATGAGAAAGGAAATAAATGGCTTCACAAGCGATATGGGTATCCATCATTTTTGTCTTTTACATTTTCGTAGTAATTTTTCTTCAGCTCATCCAGGAGCACATTTGAAGTTGTTATGTTGGTTGGCTGGAAATACATCTCAAGTGAGGAAATTTGAAATAGTAATGAAAAAAATTAAAGACCTTAGTTCGATTGCTGAAGAATGGCTACGAAATATTCCACTAGAGATGTGGACTATGTATCATGATGGAGGATATCGTTATGGTCAAGCAACAACAAATATGGTTGAAACATATAATGGTCAATTACGATCCGCTCATCATCTCCCAGTCACTTCAATGGTTGAGTACACATATTATCGGAATGTCAAACTTGTTGCTGAAGGACGAACTCAAACACTGAATGATCTTCAAAATGGTCATGTATATTGCAAGAATTCAAGAGAGCTCTTTCAAAAGATTGAAGAAAAGATTGAAGAAAAGGCATCTACACATAAGATTATTCCATACAATCAAGAAAGATGGGTATTTAAAGTGAAACCTGCAAGATATAAAACAGATAAGGGATTTTGGAAAGGTGGCAATAAGCATCATATAGATCTCTCTAAAGGAAACCGTTCTTGTGGAAAATTGCACATGTATCACTCTCCTTGTTCTCATATAGTTGTTGCTTGTATGACAT CAAATAATTGGGAGAGGTATGGAATGCTCGTACCTAATGAGGATtggaggaagaaaaagaagaaaaagcacAGCAAAGGTCAAAGTCAAATAATTCGTACAGAAATGGATAACTCACAGACTAGTAAAATTTGTAGAAAATGTGGAAAAGGTCACACGAGACGCAGTGCACGTTGTCCTCAAAAAGATCTTTAa